The stretch of DNA ACTCCTTGTACGGGTGAATGTTGGGATTGTAAAACATACCGTGAATCTGATACCCCAGCTCTCGAAACCGTTTTACACTATATGTACTGCAGGGTCCGCAGCACATATGCAAAAGCAGATTCATTTTCTCACCTACCACAGTGTGTTTTGCCTGCCTGAATCACCAAAGGGCAGACCAAGGTGTTCACACGCCAGACGGGTTACACACCGTCCGCGCGGTGTTCGCTGTAAGAAGCCTATCTGCATCAGGTACGGCTCATAAACATCTTCAATGGTTTCGGTTTCTTCAGAAATGGCCGCCGCCAAAGTGTCCAGACCCACCGGGCCGCCGCTGAACTTTTCCACCATGGTACGCAATAAATGACGGTCCACCTCATCCAGACCCAGCGCATCCACCTCCAGCATGTCCATGGCCAAGCGAGCCACATCGCCGGTAATGGTGTTATCCGCCTTGATTTGGGCAAAATCCCGCACCCGTTTTAGTAAACGGTTTGCTACCCGCGGGGTGCCCCGGGAGCTTTTGGCAATGGCCAAAGCACCTTCTTCGTCGATTTCCACTTGTAGGATACCGGCGGCCCGCCGGACAATTTCCTGCAATTCCCCGTCACGGTAGAACTCCAGGCGGGAGACCACACCAAACCGGTCCCGCAGCGGCGAAGACAGGGCACCGGCCCGGGTGGTGGCGCCAATCATGGTAAAAGGGGGTAAATCAAGACGCAGGGAACGGGCGCTGGGCCCCTTACCAATAATTATATCCAGCGCAAAGTCTTCCATGGCCGGGTACAGCACTTCCTCCACCGTTCTGTGCAGTCGGTGGATCTCGTCGATAAAGAGCACATCATAGGGCGCCAGATTGGTCAAAATTGCCGCCAGATCTCCGGGCCGCTCGATGGCCGGTCCGGAAGTGGAGCGCAAATTAACGCCCAGCTCCCCGGCAATAATGGATGCCAGGGTGGTTTTTCCCAGGCCCGGTGGGCCATAAAGCAGTACATGATCCAAGGAGTCACCGCGCTGGCGGGCGGCATCGATAAACACCCTGAGATTAGTTTTTAGTTTTTCCTGGCCGATATATTCCCCCAGGGTGCGCGGTCTAAGCGACGAATCCTGCCAGTCGTCGTCTGTTCGTGACCGCGAAGAGATTATTCTCTCCTCATCCATTACTGCTCCCTCACTTCAGGCCCAGATGGGCCAATGCTTTTTTAATTAATTCTTCTGTACTTAGCCGGTCCGCATCCTCGATGGTTTGCAGGGCCGCCTGTGCTTCACTGCCGTTATAGCCCAA from Dethiobacter alkaliphilus AHT 1 encodes:
- the ruvB gene encoding Holliday junction branch migration DNA helicase RuvB, with protein sequence MDEERIISSRSRTDDDWQDSSLRPRTLGEYIGQEKLKTNLRVFIDAARQRGDSLDHVLLYGPPGLGKTTLASIIAGELGVNLRSTSGPAIERPGDLAAILTNLAPYDVLFIDEIHRLHRTVEEVLYPAMEDFALDIIIGKGPSARSLRLDLPPFTMIGATTRAGALSSPLRDRFGVVSRLEFYRDGELQEIVRRAAGILQVEIDEEGALAIAKSSRGTPRVANRLLKRVRDFAQIKADNTITGDVARLAMDMLEVDALGLDEVDRHLLRTMVEKFSGGPVGLDTLAAAISEETETIEDVYEPYLMQIGFLQRTPRGRCVTRLACEHLGLPFGDSGRQNTLW